Proteins found in one Oncorhynchus kisutch isolate 150728-3 unplaced genomic scaffold, Okis_V2 scaffold2449, whole genome shotgun sequence genomic segment:
- the LOC116370089 gene encoding neuron navigator 3-like translates to MNGGAQVPTSLSGQQLASAIPSPTAGKSWRSKSMNMKHSATSSMLSVSTSPSPSPSPTPPPASDRLRPPMTEAPKSGSVAGGGASQRSMLDKFRMINPRSASRTSPSVAEMALQEEDDMSEYGEEGLSITEPMSSMCTSSSNSTKQLAKTASPPSLAAANKGCVKGASPSSGGSNKSLPQPKDKEDKSRSKGGKASTPPKEEQREPMVDPSKKTSKIASLIPKGGKPAAGKKDSAIPPASSGIPKSGLKAPSATGKPAGGQAQTQATQGGSGGGREGDKAKVVKGGQGGYYMQQRSLGGLEGRRSNMVSSTSTSALSQPPGAMGGNGAVQLPQQQQHNHPNTATVAPFMYRTYSENDCTTVAPTDHCLSPHQGRPGLQQDCQAVPGRNL, encoded by the exons ATGAACGGAGGTGCCCAAGTGCCCACCAGCCTCAGCGGGCAGCAGCTGGCCTCTGCCATCCCCTCCCCCACCGCCGGCAAGTCCTGGCGCAGCAAGTCCATGAACATGAAGCACAGTgccacctcctccatgctctcGGTCTCCACCTCGCCCTCGCCCTCTCCCTCACCCACCCCACCCCCCGCCTCCGACCGCCTACGGCCCCCCATGACTGAGGCGCCCAAGTCGGGCTCTGTCGCTGGCGGTGGTGCCTCCCAGAGATCCATGCTGGACAAGTTCCGGATGATCAACCCTCGCTCGGCCTCGCGGACTTCGCCGTCGGTGGCCGAGATGGCCTTGCAGGAGGAGGATGACATGTCGGAGTACGGCGAGGAAGGGCTAAGTATAACGGAGCCAATGTCGTCAATGTGTactagcagcagcaacagcaccaAGCAGCTGGCCAAGACTGCCTCGCCCCCCTCCCTGGCAGCAGCCAATAAGGGCTGTGTGAAGGGCGCGTCGCCCTCCAGCGGCGGCAGCAATAAGTCCCTGCCCCAGCCCAAAGACAAGGAGGATAAGAGCAGGAGCAAAGGAGGCAAGGCCAGCAcccctcccaaagaggaacaacgGGAACCCATGGTGGATCCATCCAAGAAGACCTCTAAGATCGCCAGCCTCATCCCCAAGGGAGGCAAGCCTGCAGCGGGCAAGAAGGACAGCGCCATCCCCCCTGCCTCCAGTGGAATCCCCAAGTCTGGACTCAAGGCCCCCTCGGCTACGGGGAAGCCGGCCGGCGGTCAAGCCCAGACCCAGGCCAcccagggtggtagtggaggggGCAGGGAAGGGGACAAGGCCAAGGTGGTTAAAGGGGGCCAGGGGGGCTACTACATGCAGCAGCGCTCCCTGGGGGGCCTGGAGGGCCGGCGGAGCAACATGGTGTCTTCCACCAGCACCTCTGCCCTGTCCCAGCCCCCCGGGGCCATGGGGGGGAACGGAGCGGTGCAGctcccccagcagcagcagcacaaccaccCCAACACAGCCACCGTCGCCCCCTTCATGTATAG GACGTACTCCGAGAACGACTGTACCACGGTGGCCCCCACAGACCACTGCCTCAGCCCCCACCAAGGGAGACCTGGTCTACAGCAAGACTGCCAAGCAGTGCCTGGAAGAAATCTCAG